In Rubrobacter aplysinae, a single genomic region encodes these proteins:
- a CDS encoding helix-turn-helix transcriptional regulator yields MSEGKEPREGQRSGAEARPKNWLVPVILLSLREWNSYGYELMERATAFGFEAMNPGTLYRTLRQMEKDGIVESSWETSKGGPARRMYSITDTGVDYLDFWARSLEQYQRTMDSFFRLYTGRPLRQEESGREESGQSRGDHEDEAS; encoded by the coding sequence ATGAGTGAAGGCAAAGAGCCCCGAGAGGGGCAGAGGAGCGGGGCGGAGGCCAGGCCGAAGAACTGGCTGGTCCCCGTGATACTGCTCTCCTTGAGGGAATGGAACTCCTACGGGTACGAGTTGATGGAGCGGGCCACGGCATTTGGCTTCGAGGCCATGAATCCCGGCACGCTGTACCGGACGCTGCGCCAGATGGAGAAGGACGGGATAGTGGAGTCCAGCTGGGAGACCTCCAAGGGCGGTCCGGCGCGACGGATGTACTCGATCACGGACACCGGGGTGGACTACCTAGACTTCTGGGCCCGTTCTCTGGAGCAGTATCAGAGGACGATGGACTCTTTCTTCAGGCTCTATACCGGGCGGCCGCTCCGGCAGGAAGAGTCCGGTAGAGAAGAGAGCGGACAGAGCCGTGGGGATCACGAAGACGAGGCCAGCTAA
- a CDS encoding 3-oxoacyl-ACP reductase family protein, with protein MGNLEGSVAVVTGAGRGLGRSIAEELGGEGASVVVNYANSQGPAEEVVSNLAQAGSKDSVAIKADVSDAGEASSLIEQTLEKFGRIDVLVNNAGITRDKSMKKLSTDDWDAVVQTNLNSCFYTVKAALTQFTEQGSGKIVNISSFVGQAGNFGQTNYAAAKAGIIGFTKAAAKELARYNVCVNAVCPGFIETDMFAGVSEEVQEQIRSGIPLARLGQPDEVARAVRYLVVEGDYITGQTLNINGGVYI; from the coding sequence GTGGGTAATTTGGAGGGTTCCGTAGCAGTCGTAACCGGCGCGGGCCGGGGGTTGGGGAGGAGCATAGCCGAAGAGCTCGGAGGCGAGGGGGCGAGCGTGGTGGTCAACTACGCCAACAGCCAGGGTCCCGCCGAGGAGGTCGTCTCCAATCTGGCGCAGGCGGGCTCCAAGGATTCCGTGGCGATCAAGGCCGACGTCTCGGACGCGGGCGAGGCCTCCTCACTCATAGAGCAGACGCTAGAGAAGTTCGGCAGGATAGACGTGCTGGTGAACAATGCCGGCATCACCCGCGACAAGAGCATGAAAAAGCTCTCGACCGACGACTGGGACGCGGTGGTGCAGACCAACCTCAACAGCTGCTTCTATACGGTAAAGGCCGCGCTAACGCAGTTCACCGAGCAGGGCAGCGGCAAGATCGTGAATATAAGCTCCTTCGTCGGCCAGGCGGGTAACTTCGGCCAGACCAACTACGCGGCGGCGAAGGCCGGTATTATCGGCTTTACCAAGGCGGCCGCCAAGGAGCTAGCCCGCTACAACGTCTGCGTGAACGCCGTCTGCCCCGGCTTCATAGAGACCGACATGTTCGCCGGGGTCTCCGAGGAGGTGCAGGAGCAGATCAGGTCTGGCATCCCGCTCGCGCGCCTCGGACAGCCGGACGAGGTCGCCCGCGCCGTCCGCTACCTCGTCGTGGAGGGCGACTACATTACCGGCCAGACGCTAAACATAAACGGCGGCGTCTACATCTAG
- a CDS encoding SDR family NAD(P)-dependent oxidoreductase: MGKLDGRVAIITGAGRGIGRAEAERLAEDGAKIAVLDLSAEACGDTVEAVEKIGSEAIAVACDVSSAQQVEAAFQEVADRFGHVDILVNNAGLLRDNLSFKMSEDDWDKVLDVHLKGSFLCSQAAQKYMVDQEHGKIVMTSSIVALGNKGQANYSAAKGALQSLARTLALELGRFNVNVNAVAPGWIETEMTKEAAERAGISMEDMKEQFSKGIPLKRFGRPEDIANVVAFLVSDDASYISGETLYVAGGPSSSVV; this comes from the coding sequence ATGGGAAAGTTAGACGGGCGCGTTGCGATCATAACCGGTGCTGGCCGCGGTATCGGGAGGGCCGAGGCCGAGAGGCTGGCCGAGGACGGGGCCAAGATAGCGGTTCTGGACCTCTCCGCCGAGGCCTGCGGGGACACGGTCGAGGCCGTGGAGAAGATCGGCTCGGAGGCCATAGCGGTGGCCTGTGACGTGTCGAGCGCGCAGCAGGTCGAGGCGGCTTTCCAGGAGGTGGCCGACCGTTTCGGTCACGTGGATATCCTGGTGAATAACGCCGGTCTACTCCGGGACAACCTCTCGTTCAAGATGAGCGAGGACGACTGGGACAAGGTGCTCGACGTACATCTGAAGGGCAGCTTCCTGTGCTCGCAGGCGGCGCAGAAGTACATGGTGGATCAGGAGCACGGCAAGATCGTGATGACCTCCTCCATCGTCGCGCTCGGCAACAAGGGCCAGGCCAACTACTCCGCCGCGAAGGGCGCGTTGCAGTCGCTGGCGCGGACGCTGGCGCTGGAGCTCGGACGGTTCAACGTAAACGTGAACGCCGTGGCGCCGGGTTGGATCGAGACGGAGATGACCAAGGAGGCCGCCGAGCGGGCCGGCATCAGCATGGAGGACATGAAGGAGCAGTTCTCCAAGGGCATCCCGCTAAAGCGTTTCGGACGCCCCGAGGACATAGCCAACGTCGTGGCCTTCCTGGTCTCCGACGACGCCTCCTACATCAGTGGCGAGACGCTATACGTCGCCGGTGGCCCGTCTAGCTCCGTGGTCTAG
- a CDS encoding cation diffusion facilitator family transporter has translation MSHSHAEQGHSSGEHSHGHGAGANKKALAVVLALTLTYMVAEIVGGLITGSLALLADAAHMASDNVALGLALFAFWLSAKPPTPNRSFGYKRTEILAALFNGITIVAVSLWIFYEAYQRLQDPPEVLGGWMMIVAVVGLLVNLAGTIILTRSAGENLNMQGALRHVMADLLGSIGVIVAAVVIVVTGWSYADPIISAFIGALILVSSYKLLRDSVGVLLEGSPPGIDAEEVGQRMASMEGVTEVHDLHIWTVTSGFPALAAHVLVGAEEDCHGRRRELESLLINEYGIEHTTLQVDHAGDHAATGERLRFISRRERTG, from the coding sequence ATGTCGCACTCTCACGCGGAGCAGGGGCATTCGTCCGGGGAACACTCGCACGGTCACGGCGCGGGGGCGAACAAGAAGGCTCTCGCCGTGGTGCTCGCCCTCACCCTGACGTACATGGTCGCCGAGATCGTGGGCGGCTTGATAACCGGCTCGCTGGCGCTACTGGCGGACGCGGCGCACATGGCCTCGGACAACGTGGCGCTCGGGCTCGCGCTTTTCGCCTTCTGGCTCTCGGCCAAGCCCCCGACGCCGAACCGGAGCTTCGGTTACAAGCGGACCGAGATCCTGGCCGCCCTGTTCAACGGGATCACCATCGTCGCGGTATCTTTGTGGATCTTCTACGAGGCCTACCAGCGTCTACAGGACCCCCCCGAGGTCCTCGGCGGGTGGATGATGATCGTCGCCGTCGTGGGGCTGCTGGTCAACCTCGCCGGGACCATCATCCTCACCCGCTCCGCCGGGGAGAACCTGAACATGCAGGGCGCCCTGAGGCACGTAATGGCGGACTTGCTGGGATCCATCGGGGTTATCGTGGCGGCGGTGGTCATCGTCGTGACCGGCTGGAGCTACGCGGACCCCATAATCAGTGCCTTTATAGGGGCGCTCATCCTCGTTAGCTCCTACAAGCTTCTCAGGGACTCGGTGGGCGTCCTGCTCGAAGGCTCGCCACCCGGCATAGACGCCGAGGAGGTGGGGCAGAGGATGGCGAGCATGGAGGGCGTTACGGAGGTCCACGACCTGCACATCTGGACCGTCACCTCGGGCTTTCCGGCGCTCGCGGCGCACGTGCTGGTCGGCGCGGAAGAGGACTGTCACGGGCGGCGGCGCGAGCTAGAGTCACTGCTGATAAACGAGTACGGCATCGAGCACACGACCCTCCAGGTGGATCACGCGGGAGACCACGCGGCCACGGGAGAGCGCCTGCGGTTCATCTCCCGCCGGGAGAGGACCGGCTAG
- a CDS encoding ArsR/SmtB family transcription factor, with amino-acid sequence MQDRCQALPEDPAGSRADFASGEARAAYEPSPDEIRRASDLLKVVGDLTRMRILCALLRGELSVSDLQQSLDMSQSAVSHQLRSLRDANLVKYRREWKTVYYSLADDHVLDLITLVVEHIRHD; translated from the coding sequence ATGCAAGACAGGTGCCAGGCGCTCCCGGAAGATCCCGCCGGTTCGCGGGCGGACTTTGCCTCTGGAGAGGCTAGAGCCGCTTACGAACCCTCGCCCGACGAGATACGGAGGGCCAGCGATCTCCTGAAGGTCGTCGGCGACCTTACCCGGATGCGCATACTCTGCGCCCTGCTCCGGGGTGAGCTCTCCGTGAGCGACCTCCAGCAGAGCCTCGACATGAGCCAGTCCGCCGTCTCCCACCAGCTACGGAGCCTCCGCGACGCCAACCTGGTCAAGTACCGCAGAGAGTGGAAGACCGTCTACTATTCCCTGGCCGACGACCACGTCCTCGACCTCATTACCCTGGTGGTAGAGCACATCCGCCACGACTAG
- a CDS encoding ABC transporter permease has translation MQSLEAVYAIWKREMIRWWRDKLRIVGSLSFPLIFLFVFGSGLSGAMGSLIGGSGGGPSIDFKQFIFPGIIGFNVLIGAVFNGISLVQDREYGVLKEVIVAPINRAAVALGKTLGGATVASLQGSLVLLLAPLVGIQLTVTMVLQILPVMLLGAFALSSMGVALAARMSSTQGFQLVSQFVIFPLVFLSGVFFPLQGLPTWMSWLVQFNPVSYAIDPLRRIVLGAQGVTSEAFGQAGLGITIGDHLVTLTQSLLIVGAFGLLMNAIAMWLVSIQD, from the coding sequence ATGCAGTCCCTAGAAGCCGTGTACGCCATCTGGAAGCGGGAGATGATCCGGTGGTGGCGCGACAAGCTCCGAATCGTCGGCTCTCTGAGCTTTCCCCTGATCTTTCTGTTCGTTTTCGGCAGCGGCCTATCTGGAGCTATGGGCTCGCTAATAGGCGGAAGCGGCGGCGGACCGTCCATAGACTTCAAGCAGTTCATCTTTCCCGGCATTATCGGGTTCAACGTGCTCATAGGAGCCGTGTTCAACGGAATATCACTCGTCCAGGACCGCGAGTACGGCGTGCTGAAAGAGGTGATCGTGGCCCCTATAAACCGGGCGGCGGTCGCCCTGGGCAAGACGCTTGGCGGCGCGACCGTGGCTAGTCTCCAGGGCTCTCTGGTCCTGCTGCTCGCGCCGCTCGTCGGTATACAGCTTACGGTGACGATGGTACTCCAGATCCTGCCCGTGATGCTGCTCGGTGCGTTCGCGCTTTCTTCGATGGGCGTGGCGCTTGCGGCCAGGATGAGCAGCACCCAGGGATTTCAGCTGGTAAGCCAGTTCGTGATCTTCCCGCTCGTCTTCCTCTCTGGCGTATTCTTCCCACTGCAGGGGCTGCCGACCTGGATGAGCTGGCTGGTGCAGTTCAACCCCGTAAGCTACGCCATAGACCCCCTGCGAAGAATAGTGCTCGGTGCCCAGGGCGTCACGAGTGAGGCGTTCGGACAGGCCGGGCTCGGAATAACCATCGGCGATCACCTCGTCACCCTGACCCAGTCGCTCCTGATAGTCGGGGCGTTCGGGCTACTGATGAACGCGATAGCGATGTGGCTCGTGAGTATCCAGGACTGA
- a CDS encoding ATP-binding cassette domain-containing protein, with protein sequence MPQRSTKRGTTKNDNVIEVRGLVRCYGEFTAVDNVDLDVGRGEIYGFLGPNGAGKTTTISMLTTLLKPTSGTATIDGHDIVEEQAAVRRAIGMVFQEQSIDEKLTARENLDFHAVLYGVPRRERKKRAAEVLQTVDLEDRADQKIEEFSGGMKRRLEIARGLLHTPRVLFLDEPTQGLDPQTRNSIWEHLLKLREESDVTVFMTTHYMDEAEYCDRIAIMDGGKVVEEGAPEDLKGRVGSDVVSVTPVDESAATQLRSFAEDKGVTVRGGEDGYMELYFEVENGTRFVPRLLGELPATVEAVSVRRPTLDDVFLNLTGRSLRDPGAGPEEAGEPSGGQSSGTRTSGSGARR encoded by the coding sequence ATGCCGCAGAGGAGCACGAAGAGGGGCACGACGAAGAACGACAACGTCATAGAGGTCAGGGGGCTCGTCCGGTGTTACGGGGAGTTCACGGCGGTGGATAACGTGGATCTGGACGTCGGGCGGGGTGAGATCTACGGTTTTCTCGGGCCGAACGGGGCCGGTAAGACGACCACGATCTCCATGCTAACCACCCTTCTAAAGCCGACCTCGGGGACCGCCACGATAGACGGACACGACATAGTAGAGGAGCAGGCCGCCGTCCGGCGGGCCATAGGGATGGTCTTCCAGGAGCAGAGCATAGACGAGAAGCTCACGGCCCGCGAGAACCTGGACTTCCACGCCGTGCTCTACGGCGTCCCGCGCCGCGAGCGTAAAAAGCGGGCCGCCGAAGTCTTGCAGACCGTTGACCTCGAAGACAGGGCCGATCAGAAGATAGAGGAGTTCTCCGGCGGCATGAAGCGCCGGTTGGAGATAGCCCGCGGCCTCTTGCACACCCCGCGCGTGCTGTTTTTGGACGAGCCGACGCAGGGCCTCGACCCCCAGACCCGGAACAGCATCTGGGAGCACCTTCTGAAACTGCGCGAGGAGAGCGACGTTACGGTGTTCATGACCACACACTACATGGACGAAGCCGAGTACTGTGATCGCATCGCCATTATGGACGGCGGCAAGGTCGTCGAGGAAGGTGCGCCCGAGGATCTCAAGGGGAGGGTTGGCTCAGACGTCGTCAGTGTGACGCCCGTGGATGAGAGCGCCGCCACCCAGCTCAGGAGCTTCGCCGAAGATAAAGGGGTGACCGTCCGGGGCGGGGAGGATGGGTATATGGAGCTGTACTTCGAGGTCGAGAACGGCACGCGCTTCGTGCCCCGGTTACTCGGCGAGCTCCCCGCCACAGTCGAGGCCGTCAGCGTCCGGCGGCCGACCCTCGACGACGTGTTCCTGAACCTCACGGGCCGGAGCCTCAGAGACCCGGGAGCCGGCCCGGAGGAGGCGGGGGAGCCCTCTGGCGGGCAATCCTCCGGAACGAGAACATCCGGCAGCGGCGCGCGTAGGTAG
- a CDS encoding MarR family transcriptional regulator has protein sequence MEDRQRLVDEILAMDEKLQRIYLADDSNPLLALDLTIQQLKALLILSFSGSASGQELSEGLGIHLATATGLVDRLVAQGMAYRAEDSEDRRVRRAYPTTEGTATVERIYSAGMEQKRKVLSELSLEGLEKLRDATEELGTVAAEQVSARSS, from the coding sequence ATGGAAGACAGACAGCGGTTGGTGGATGAGATCCTCGCGATGGACGAGAAGCTACAGAGGATATATCTGGCCGACGACTCCAACCCTTTGCTGGCTCTGGATCTCACCATCCAGCAGCTCAAGGCGCTTCTCATACTGTCGTTTAGCGGCAGCGCTTCGGGCCAGGAGCTCTCCGAGGGGCTCGGCATACACCTCGCCACGGCGACCGGGCTGGTCGACCGGCTGGTGGCCCAGGGCATGGCCTACCGGGCGGAGGACTCGGAGGATCGGCGTGTAAGACGCGCCTACCCGACCACGGAAGGCACGGCGACGGTAGAGCGTATCTATAGCGCGGGCATGGAGCAGAAGCGCAAGGTTTTAAGCGAGCTAAGCCTGGAGGGCCTGGAGAAGCTGCGGGACGCGACCGAGGAGCTCGGGACGGTGGCCGCGGAACAGGTATCGGCCCGGTCGAGCTAG
- a CDS encoding aldo/keto reductase, whose protein sequence is MEYRTLGRTGVKVSPLCLGTMMFGAWGNPDHEDSVRIIHRALDVGVNFVDTADVYSDGESEEIVGKALKDGRRDDVVLATKAHGQMGEDANTRGNSRRWIVREVENSLRRLGTDYIDLYQIHRPDPDTDIEETLSALTDLVRDGKILYAGSSTFPAHEMVEAQWVSESRGLTRFVTEQPPYSILTRGIESSVLPVARKYGMGVIPWSPLAGGMLSGKYRKGQSPEPSHRDQMMARMGRSTEGPEQEAKRIAAEELGEVAEEHGLSTIELALAFVIKHPAVTSAIIGPRTMEQLESQLSASEVSLSEELLDRVDEIVPPGRNLDPADAGWTPASLDAENRRREPARQSS, encoded by the coding sequence GTGGAGTACAGAACGCTCGGCAGGACCGGCGTAAAGGTTAGCCCACTGTGTCTGGGCACGATGATGTTCGGAGCCTGGGGCAACCCGGATCACGAGGACTCGGTGAGAATCATCCACCGGGCGCTGGACGTGGGAGTGAACTTCGTGGACACGGCGGACGTGTACTCTGATGGTGAGTCCGAGGAGATCGTCGGCAAAGCTCTAAAGGACGGCAGGCGCGACGACGTGGTGCTCGCGACCAAGGCCCACGGCCAGATGGGCGAGGACGCCAACACCCGCGGGAACTCCCGCCGGTGGATCGTGCGGGAGGTAGAGAACAGCCTGCGCCGCCTGGGAACGGACTACATAGACCTGTACCAGATCCATCGCCCCGATCCCGACACGGACATCGAGGAGACTCTTTCGGCGCTCACGGACCTGGTGCGCGACGGCAAGATCCTGTACGCCGGAAGCTCCACGTTCCCCGCCCACGAGATGGTGGAGGCGCAGTGGGTGTCGGAGAGCCGGGGCCTCACGCGGTTCGTCACCGAGCAGCCGCCCTACTCCATACTCACCCGCGGTATAGAGTCCAGCGTGCTGCCGGTCGCCCGCAAGTACGGTATGGGCGTGATCCCGTGGAGCCCGCTCGCCGGCGGCATGCTCAGCGGCAAGTACCGCAAGGGACAGAGCCCGGAGCCCTCCCACCGCGACCAGATGATGGCCCGGATGGGCAGGTCCACCGAAGGCCCCGAGCAGGAGGCGAAGCGTATAGCGGCAGAGGAGCTCGGAGAGGTGGCGGAGGAGCACGGTCTGAGCACCATAGAGCTTGCCCTGGCGTTCGTTATAAAGCATCCCGCCGTCACCTCAGCCATCATCGGCCCCCGGACGATGGAGCAGCTGGAGTCTCAGCTTTCGGCCTCGGAAGTTTCGCTATCGGAAGAGCTTCTGGACCGGGTGGACGAGATCGTGCCGCCGGGGAGAAACCTGGACCCAGCGGACGCCGGATGGACCCCGGCTAGCCTCGACGCCGAGAACCGGCGCCGCGAGCCCGCCCGCCAGTCCTCCTGA
- a CDS encoding class I adenylate-forming enzyme family protein, giving the protein MRVEEVFARTARRQPESAAWIESHDGAATSYARAAESVEAAAGMLAGDEDAGEPVALLVPNSGVYLLAALGIQRAGSAIVPINIRLAQEEIEYILKDSGARGVVYDESLEDALPDDWSGFRMSVGELTGAEGAGRRGAVPGPGELSEDAISAIMYTSGTTGRPKGVEISHRAALAAARVIVSEARIRPLDRVLQLMPLTHSAPLHLMAYGSFYAGAAQVVGTFDPVRRPGMLPEEAARHETTHTFAAPVAYMLGLKAGSASRDLSGMRCWMYGGSPMSKEQVEAVMRGYGGSQQNSARWMAVYGPTEAGPNGTLLDHEDHADKAGSIGWRSTLTCEARLVTDEGDEVAEGEMGEIWLRSESMMRGYRGKPEATQEVLDDEGWLRTGDLARRDGDGYLWIADRKKDVIISGGVNVYPTEVERALVEHPGISEVAVVGVPHEEWGETVAAIVVLAASRQAPTLEELRSFAEDKLADYKMPRKLEEVEALPRNTTGKILKASLRARASE; this is encoded by the coding sequence ATGCGCGTTGAGGAAGTGTTCGCCCGTACCGCCCGCCGCCAGCCGGAGTCGGCGGCCTGGATCGAGTCCCACGACGGAGCCGCAACGAGCTATGCGCGGGCCGCGGAGTCTGTAGAGGCCGCTGCCGGGATGCTTGCGGGAGATGAGGACGCCGGGGAGCCCGTAGCCCTCCTTGTCCCCAACTCCGGTGTCTATCTGCTCGCGGCGCTCGGCATTCAGAGAGCCGGGAGCGCCATCGTACCCATCAACATCAGGCTCGCCCAGGAGGAGATCGAGTACATACTCAAAGACTCCGGGGCCCGGGGCGTGGTGTACGATGAGAGCCTCGAAGACGCCTTGCCGGACGACTGGAGCGGCTTCCGGATGAGCGTCGGGGAGCTGACCGGTGCGGAGGGTGCGGGGCGAAGAGGAGCGGTTCCCGGCCCCGGTGAACTCTCGGAGGATGCGATCTCGGCGATCATGTACACCTCCGGGACCACCGGCAGGCCAAAAGGGGTCGAGATCTCCCACCGGGCGGCGCTCGCGGCGGCGCGAGTTATAGTCTCGGAAGCCCGCATCCGCCCCCTCGACAGGGTCCTGCAGCTAATGCCCCTCACGCACTCCGCGCCGCTACACCTGATGGCCTATGGCAGCTTCTACGCCGGGGCCGCCCAGGTGGTCGGCACCTTCGATCCCGTTCGGAGGCCCGGGATGCTCCCGGAGGAGGCCGCTCGCCACGAGACGACCCACACCTTCGCGGCCCCGGTGGCCTACATGCTCGGTCTCAAGGCGGGCTCTGCCTCCCGCGACCTCTCCGGCATGCGATGCTGGATGTACGGAGGCTCGCCGATGTCGAAGGAGCAGGTGGAGGCCGTCATGCGGGGCTATGGTGGCTCCCAACAAAATAGCGCCCGGTGGATGGCGGTCTACGGCCCCACCGAGGCGGGGCCGAACGGGACGCTGCTGGATCACGAGGACCACGCCGACAAAGCCGGGAGCATCGGCTGGCGGTCCACCCTGACCTGCGAGGCTCGTCTGGTGACGGACGAAGGCGACGAGGTGGCCGAAGGCGAGATGGGGGAGATCTGGCTGCGCTCGGAGTCCATGATGCGGGGCTACCGCGGCAAGCCAGAGGCCACACAAGAGGTGCTCGATGATGAGGGCTGGCTCCGCACCGGCGACCTGGCCCGCCGGGACGGCGACGGCTACCTCTGGATCGCCGACCGCAAGAAGGACGTCATAATCTCCGGGGGCGTAAACGTCTATCCCACGGAGGTGGAGCGGGCGCTCGTGGAACATCCCGGCATCTCCGAGGTGGCGGTCGTCGGCGTCCCGCACGAGGAGTGGGGGGAGACCGTGGCGGCGATAGTGGTGCTGGCCGCTTCTCGGCAAGCTCCGACGCTCGAAGAGCTGCGCTCCTTCGCCGAGGACAAGCTCGCCGACTACAAGATGCCGCGCAAGCTGGAAGAGGTAGAGGCGTTGCCGCGTAACACCACCGGGAAGATCCTGAAAGCCTCTCTCCGCGCCCGAGCCTCTGAATAG
- a CDS encoding acyl-CoA dehydrogenase family protein produces MRTTHEVTNQAPPLVDYDAAADPALIESLRGEGGAEAEPEVREIGKIVGSAEVQEQTWLASEYPPKLRTHDRYGHRVDEVEFHPAWHELMDTAVRHGLHGKPWTETGSGAHVARAAKYVVWATQPEQGSCCPVTMTYAAVPVLRRQPELAERFEPLLASGEYDFGLRPPEAKRGLIAGMAMTEKQGGSDVRANTTRAVPDDTGEATYRLTGHKWFCSAPMSDLFLVLAQAPGGLTCFMLPRVLPGGERNRMHLQRLKDKLGNRSNASSEVEYDEAIAWRVGEEGRGVRTIVEMVNMTRLDCVIGASGGMRWGVHQAVHHAAHRQAFGKLLIEQPLMTNVLADLAVESEAAMMLSMRLAGAVDRSLAGDESEEAFKRLAGAVSKYWVTKRWPMHAAEALECLGGNGYVEESGMPRLYREAPIQSVWEGSGNVAALDVLRAMSREPEGVDTFLAELDEAAGADRRLDQAVRALKKELSDPEDLESRARMVVERMALALQGSLLVRRGGPATADAFCASRFGGDWGHAFGTLPKGLDLKTIVDRARPEPSGREVDEKGERQSGEPHEPLQTSKT; encoded by the coding sequence GTGCGCACGACACACGAGGTAACCAATCAGGCCCCGCCGCTGGTGGACTACGATGCCGCCGCGGACCCGGCGCTTATCGAGAGTCTGCGCGGAGAAGGAGGCGCGGAGGCCGAACCCGAGGTACGCGAGATCGGCAAGATCGTGGGCTCGGCGGAGGTGCAGGAGCAGACGTGGCTCGCGAGCGAGTACCCGCCAAAGCTCCGCACCCACGACCGCTACGGCCATCGCGTAGACGAGGTCGAGTTCCACCCCGCCTGGCACGAGCTCATGGACACCGCGGTCCGGCACGGGCTGCACGGCAAGCCCTGGACCGAGACTGGATCGGGCGCCCACGTGGCGCGGGCGGCCAAGTACGTCGTGTGGGCCACGCAGCCAGAGCAAGGGAGCTGCTGCCCCGTAACGATGACCTACGCCGCCGTGCCGGTCCTGCGCCGGCAGCCGGAGCTCGCGGAGCGTTTCGAGCCCCTGCTCGCCTCCGGTGAGTACGACTTCGGGCTCCGCCCGCCCGAGGCCAAGCGCGGCCTGATCGCAGGCATGGCCATGACCGAGAAGCAGGGTGGATCCGACGTGCGCGCCAACACCACCCGCGCCGTGCCGGACGACACCGGCGAGGCGACGTACCGGCTCACGGGACACAAGTGGTTCTGCTCCGCGCCGATGAGCGACCTCTTCCTCGTGCTGGCGCAGGCCCCCGGAGGCTTGACCTGCTTTATGCTGCCGCGCGTGCTGCCCGGCGGCGAGCGCAACCGGATGCACCTGCAGAGGCTCAAGGACAAGCTCGGTAACCGCTCAAACGCCTCCTCCGAGGTCGAGTACGATGAGGCCATCGCCTGGCGCGTCGGCGAGGAGGGCCGGGGCGTCAGGACCATAGTCGAGATGGTCAACATGACACGCCTGGACTGCGTAATCGGGGCCTCCGGCGGCATGAGGTGGGGCGTCCATCAGGCCGTGCACCACGCCGCCCACCGTCAGGCGTTTGGCAAGCTCCTCATCGAGCAGCCCCTGATGACGAACGTGCTCGCCGACCTGGCCGTCGAGTCAGAGGCGGCGATGATGCTCTCGATGCGGCTCGCCGGGGCGGTAGACCGCTCGCTCGCCGGAGACGAGAGCGAGGAGGCGTTCAAGCGGCTCGCCGGAGCGGTGTCGAAGTACTGGGTGACCAAGCGGTGGCCCATGCACGCCGCCGAAGCCCTGGAGTGCCTGGGCGGCAACGGCTACGTGGAGGAGTCCGGCATGCCCCGCCTGTACCGGGAAGCGCCCATCCAGAGCGTGTGGGAGGGCTCCGGCAACGTCGCCGCGCTCGACGTGCTGCGGGCCATGAGCCGGGAGCCCGAGGGCGTGGACACCTTCCTGGCGGAGCTCGACGAGGCCGCCGGGGCCGACCGTAGGCTCGATCAGGCGGTCCGCGCTCTGAAGAAGGAGCTTTCTGACCCGGAGGACCTGGAGAGCCGGGCCCGCATGGTAGTCGAGCGTATGGCGCTCGCCCTGCAAGGCTCCCTGCTCGTCCGGCGCGGCGGCCCGGCGACCGCCGACGCCTTCTGCGCCTCCCGGTTCGGCGGTGACTGGGGACACGCCTTCGGCACCCTCCCGAAAGGCCTGGACCTAAAGACCATAGTGGATCGCGCACGCCCGGAGCCCTCCGGACGCGAAGTAGATGAAAAGGGCGAGAGACAAAGCGGAGAACCGCACGAGCCACTACAGACCAGCAAAACGTGA
- a CDS encoding MerR family transcriptional regulator gives MIGELVEEFDVTARTIRFYEERGLISPDRNARTRVYDERDRVRLRLILRGKRLGFDLEEVREMLSLYELDDGEARQLEHCIEVGRDKIAALERQREDVEATLADLRGFERRFIELLREKRDEPPAVSGTPGVLRDERRQ, from the coding sequence ATGATCGGGGAGCTGGTAGAGGAGTTTGACGTTACGGCGCGGACCATCCGGTTCTACGAGGAGCGGGGTTTGATCTCCCCGGACAGGAACGCCAGGACCCGGGTCTACGACGAGCGGGACCGGGTCCGGTTGCGGCTCATCCTGCGGGGAAAGCGTCTGGGGTTTGATCTCGAGGAGGTCCGGGAGATGCTGAGTCTCTACGAGCTAGACGATGGAGAGGCCCGGCAGCTAGAGCACTGCATAGAGGTGGGCCGCGACAAGATTGCCGCCCTCGAGCGTCAGAGAGAAGACGTGGAGGCCACCCTAGCCGATCTCCGGGGCTTCGAGAGACGCTTCATCGAGCTTCTCCGGGAGAAGAGAGACGAGCCGCCGGCCGTATCCGGGACTCCCGGCGTCCTGCGTGACGAGAGGAGGCAGTAG